The following coding sequences are from one Ramlibacter henchirensis window:
- a CDS encoding rubredoxin — MCLICGWIYDEAAGAPEHGIPPGTPWEKVPMNWTCPECGARKEDFEMVQI, encoded by the coding sequence ATGTGTCTGATCTGCGGGTGGATTTACGACGAAGCCGCCGGCGCCCCCGAACACGGCATCCCGCCCGGAACACCCTGGGAAAAGGTCCCCATGAACTGGACCTGCCCCGAGTGCGGCGCCCGCAAGGAAGACTTCGAGATGGTCCAGATTTGA
- a CDS encoding methyl-accepting chemotaxis protein, giving the protein MAAQGERVSVPFLGRRSIVAHQRILFMALAASLAVLGSVAVFAVNQADKVAQQVRNTGESLTQSQRLAKSVTQALVGSNQAFNEVRDSASVLARSVRGLKAGDDVLRLAPVAVEFQEDIDKIVPLMERAERNASLVMGQQKILTQVGAALRTINRQSSDLLEVAETVSSLKLQQNASPAEISAAGQLVMLTQRIGKSANEFMTATEGLSPEAVFLLGKDLNSFKEIAQGLLEGSPELRLSGSRDAQTRERLQSLLKVYEETRTQASAILGNLQGLVSAREAQAGIIADSEPLRRALEELQNKLSLQTGLGLGAFIALAVAALFAIICSIGLAYVQLQDSRKRQEVAESQRQEAERQEQEAKRVNDANQAAILRLMNELQTVAEGDLTQEATVTEDITGAIADSVNYTVEELRQLVGNVQNTATRVAQTTAQVESTSTELLAASTEQLREIRETGQSVLDMASRINQVSGQAQESAQVARQSLMAAESGLQAVQNAIGGMNAIRDQIQETSKRIKRLGESSQEIGEITELISDITEQTNVLALNAAIQAASAGEAGRGFSVVAEEVQRLAERSADATRQISALVKAIQTDTQDAVAAMERSTQGVVEGAKLSDNAGTALTEIDQVSRRLAELIEQISSTAAREAESANVVAGNIQHIFAVTEQTGEGTRSTAQQVRELSRMAEELRQSVSRFKIA; this is encoded by the coding sequence ATGGCGGCGCAGGGCGAGCGGGTCAGCGTGCCCTTCCTCGGCCGCCGCAGCATCGTGGCGCACCAGCGCATCCTGTTCATGGCGCTCGCCGCCTCGCTGGCAGTGCTGGGTTCGGTGGCGGTGTTCGCGGTCAACCAGGCCGACAAGGTCGCCCAGCAGGTGCGCAACACGGGCGAATCGCTCACGCAGTCTCAGCGCCTCGCGAAGTCGGTCACGCAGGCCCTCGTCGGCAGCAACCAGGCGTTCAACGAAGTGCGCGACAGCGCCAGCGTGCTGGCGCGCTCGGTGCGCGGCCTGAAGGCCGGCGACGACGTGCTGCGCCTCGCGCCGGTGGCCGTGGAATTCCAGGAGGACATCGACAAGATCGTGCCGCTGATGGAACGCGCCGAGCGCAATGCCTCGCTGGTCATGGGCCAGCAGAAGATCCTGACGCAGGTGGGCGCGGCGCTGCGCACCATCAACCGCCAGTCGTCCGACCTGCTGGAGGTGGCCGAGACGGTCTCCTCCCTCAAGCTGCAGCAGAACGCGTCGCCGGCGGAAATTTCCGCCGCCGGCCAGCTGGTGATGCTGACGCAGCGCATCGGCAAGTCGGCCAACGAATTCATGACGGCCACCGAGGGCCTCTCGCCCGAAGCCGTGTTCCTGCTGGGCAAGGACCTGAACTCCTTCAAGGAGATCGCGCAGGGCCTGCTGGAAGGCAGCCCGGAGCTGCGCCTGTCCGGCTCCCGGGATGCGCAGACGCGCGAGCGGCTGCAATCGCTGCTCAAGGTGTACGAAGAAACGCGCACGCAGGCCAGCGCCATCCTGGGCAACCTGCAGGGCCTGGTGTCCGCCCGTGAAGCGCAGGCCGGCATCATCGCCGACTCCGAGCCGCTGCGCCGCGCGCTGGAAGAACTGCAGAACAAGCTGTCGCTGCAGACGGGCCTGGGCCTGGGCGCCTTCATCGCGCTGGCGGTGGCCGCGCTGTTCGCCATCATCTGCTCGATCGGCCTCGCGTACGTGCAGCTGCAGGACAGCCGCAAGCGCCAGGAAGTGGCCGAATCGCAGCGGCAGGAAGCCGAGCGCCAGGAGCAGGAAGCCAAGCGCGTCAACGACGCCAACCAGGCGGCCATTCTGCGGCTGATGAACGAACTGCAGACGGTGGCCGAAGGCGACCTCACGCAGGAAGCCACCGTGACCGAGGACATCACCGGCGCCATCGCCGACTCGGTGAACTACACGGTGGAAGAACTGCGGCAGCTGGTGGGCAACGTGCAGAACACGGCGACCCGCGTGGCGCAGACGACGGCGCAGGTGGAAAGCACGTCCACCGAGCTGCTGGCCGCGTCCACCGAGCAGCTGCGGGAGATCCGCGAAACCGGCCAGTCTGTGCTGGACATGGCGTCCCGGATCAACCAGGTGTCCGGCCAGGCGCAGGAATCGGCCCAGGTGGCGCGCCAGTCGCTGATGGCCGCCGAGTCCGGCCTGCAGGCGGTGCAGAACGCCATCGGCGGCATGAACGCCATCCGCGACCAGATCCAGGAAACCTCCAAGCGGATCAAGCGGCTGGGCGAGTCGTCGCAGGAGATCGGCGAAATCACCGAGCTGATCTCCGACATTACCGAACAGACCAACGTGCTGGCCCTGAACGCCGCCATCCAGGCGGCGTCCGCCGGTGAAGCCGGCCGAGGCTTCTCGGTGGTGGCCGAGGAAGTGCAGCGCCTGGCCGAACGCTCGGCCGACGCCACGCGCCAGATCTCGGCGCTGGTGAAGGCGATTCAGACCGACACGCAGGACGCGGTGGCCGCCATGGAGCGCTCGACGCAGGGCGTGGTGGAAGGGGCCAAGCTGTCCGACAACGCGGGCACTGCGCTCACCGAGATCGACCAGGTGTCCCGCCGCCTCGCGGAGCTGATCGAACAGATCTCCAGCACCGCCGCCCGGGAGGCCGAGTCGGCCAACGTGGTGGCCGGCAACATCCAGCACATCTTCGCGGTGACGGAGCAGACCGGCGAGGGCACGCGCTCGACGGCCCAGCAGGTGCGGGAGCTGTCGCGGATGGCCGAGGAGCTGCGGCAGTCGGTGTCCCGATTCAAGATCGCCTGA
- the hemL gene encoding glutamate-1-semialdehyde 2,1-aminomutase, producing the protein MDRNQELFERARRVIPGGVNSPVRAFRAVGGTPRFVQRAQGAYFWDATGKRHIDYIGSWGPMILGHGHPAVVEAVQRAVTEGFSFGAPTEREIELAEAIVQAMPGLEMVRLVSSGTEAAMSAIRLARGATGRNRIIKFEGCYHGHADALLVKAGSGLATFGHPTSAGVPAEVVQHTLVLEYNNVQQLEQAFEQHGRDIAGLMIEPIAGNMNFVRADTAFMRRCRELCTEHGAMLVFDEVMTGFRVGLGGAQAHYASRIPGFRPDLTVLGKVIGGGMPLAAFGGPRATMEQLAPLGPVYQAGTLSGNPVATACGLATLREVSRSGFYESLAAKTRSLMDGLAGAARSAGVPFSADCEGGMFGFFLLPELPRNYSQVMKTESARFNKLFHGLLDRGVYIAPALYEAGFVSAAHSEQDIAETVAAAKEVFAAL; encoded by the coding sequence ATGGATCGCAATCAAGAACTGTTCGAGCGCGCTCGCCGCGTGATCCCCGGCGGCGTGAACTCGCCGGTGCGCGCCTTCCGCGCCGTCGGCGGAACGCCGCGCTTCGTGCAGCGCGCGCAGGGGGCTTACTTCTGGGATGCCACCGGCAAGCGCCACATCGACTACATAGGCTCTTGGGGGCCGATGATCCTGGGCCACGGCCATCCGGCGGTGGTGGAGGCGGTGCAGCGCGCGGTGACGGAGGGCTTCTCCTTCGGCGCGCCGACCGAACGCGAGATCGAGCTGGCCGAAGCCATCGTGCAGGCCATGCCGGGCCTCGAGATGGTGCGCCTGGTCAGCTCGGGCACGGAGGCGGCGATGAGCGCCATCCGCCTGGCGCGCGGCGCCACCGGCCGCAACAGGATCATCAAGTTCGAGGGCTGCTACCACGGCCATGCGGACGCGCTGCTGGTCAAGGCGGGTTCGGGCCTCGCGACCTTCGGGCACCCGACCAGCGCAGGCGTGCCGGCGGAAGTCGTGCAGCACACGCTGGTGCTCGAATACAACAACGTGCAGCAGCTGGAGCAGGCCTTCGAGCAGCACGGCCGAGACATCGCCGGCCTGATGATCGAGCCGATCGCCGGCAACATGAACTTCGTTCGGGCCGACACCGCGTTCATGCGCCGCTGCCGCGAGCTGTGCACCGAACACGGCGCGATGCTGGTGTTCGACGAGGTGATGACGGGGTTCCGCGTCGGCCTCGGCGGGGCGCAGGCGCACTACGCGTCCAGGATTCCCGGCTTCCGGCCGGACCTCACGGTGCTGGGCAAGGTGATCGGCGGCGGCATGCCGCTGGCGGCCTTCGGAGGCCCCCGCGCCACGATGGAGCAGCTCGCGCCGCTCGGCCCCGTCTACCAGGCCGGCACGCTCTCGGGCAATCCAGTGGCCACCGCCTGCGGCCTGGCCACGCTGCGCGAAGTCAGCCGGTCCGGCTTCTACGAGTCGCTTGCAGCGAAGACGCGTTCGCTGATGGACGGCCTCGCCGGGGCGGCGCGCTCGGCCGGCGTGCCGTTCAGCGCGGACTGCGAAGGCGGCATGTTCGGCTTCTTCCTGCTGCCCGAGCTGCCGCGCAACTACTCGCAGGTCATGAAGACCGAGTCGGCGCGGTTCAACAAGCTGTTCCACGGCCTGCTGGATCGGGGCGTCTACATCGCGCCGGCGCTGTACGAGGCGGGCTTCGTGAGCGCCGCGCACAGCGAGCAGGACATCGCCGAGACGGTGGCGGCGGCGAAGGAAGTGTTCGCCGCGCTCTGA
- the purH gene encoding bifunctional phosphoribosylaminoimidazolecarboxamide formyltransferase/IMP cyclohydrolase, with product MNALLSVSDKTGIVELARGLHALGVRLISTGGTAKLLASEGLPVTEVAEITGFPEMLDGRVKTLHPKVHGGLLARRDLPEHVQALKTHGIDTIDLLVVNLYPFEKTVATPGCTLEDAIENIDIGGPAMVRSAAKNWKDVAVLTDAAQYEPVLQELRSAGKLSDQTRFALCVAAFNRISDYDGAIRDYLSSLKEGGTRALFGAQANGRFVKVQDLRYGENPHQQAAFYRDLYPAPGSLVMAKQLQGKELSYNNIADADAAWECVKSFDAPACVIVKHANPCGVALGKDPLEAYSKAFKTDPTSAFGGIIALNRPLDGAAAQAVARQFVEVLMAPAFAPEALEVFKAKANVRLLQIELPPGGKSDWENGRNMMDVKRVGSGLLMQTADNRELTLAELKVVTQKQPTPEQLRDLLFAWKVAKYVKSNAIVFCKDGMTLGVGAGQMSRIDSARIAGIKAGNAGLSLAGSVVASDAFFPFRDGLDVVVDAGAACVAQPGGSMRDDEVIAAANERGVAMVFTGVRHFRH from the coding sequence ATGAACGCACTCCTTTCCGTCTCGGACAAGACCGGGATCGTCGAACTCGCCCGCGGGCTGCATGCGCTGGGCGTGCGCCTGATCTCCACCGGCGGCACTGCAAAGCTGCTCGCGTCCGAAGGCCTGCCGGTCACCGAAGTGGCGGAGATCACTGGCTTTCCCGAGATGCTGGACGGCCGCGTCAAGACGTTGCATCCGAAGGTGCACGGCGGCCTGCTCGCGCGCCGCGACCTGCCCGAGCACGTGCAGGCGCTCAAGACCCACGGCATCGACACCATCGACCTGCTGGTGGTGAACCTCTATCCGTTCGAGAAGACCGTCGCCACGCCGGGCTGCACGCTGGAGGACGCGATCGAGAACATCGACATCGGCGGGCCGGCGATGGTGCGCAGCGCGGCCAAGAACTGGAAGGACGTGGCGGTGCTCACGGACGCGGCGCAGTACGAGCCGGTGCTGCAGGAACTGCGCAGCGCCGGCAAGCTGTCCGACCAGACGCGCTTCGCGTTATGCGTGGCCGCCTTCAACCGCATCAGCGACTACGACGGTGCGATCCGCGACTACCTCTCCAGCCTGAAGGAGGGTGGCACCCGCGCGCTGTTCGGCGCTCAGGCCAACGGCCGTTTCGTCAAGGTGCAGGACCTGCGGTATGGCGAGAACCCGCACCAGCAGGCCGCGTTCTACCGCGACCTGTATCCGGCGCCGGGTTCGCTGGTGATGGCGAAGCAGCTGCAGGGCAAGGAACTCTCGTACAACAACATCGCCGATGCGGACGCGGCCTGGGAATGCGTCAAGAGCTTCGACGCGCCGGCCTGCGTGATCGTCAAGCACGCCAACCCCTGCGGCGTGGCCCTGGGCAAGGATCCTCTGGAGGCTTACTCCAAGGCGTTCAAGACGGATCCGACCTCGGCCTTCGGCGGGATCATCGCGTTGAACCGGCCGCTGGACGGCGCCGCCGCGCAGGCGGTGGCCAGGCAGTTCGTCGAGGTGCTGATGGCGCCTGCGTTCGCGCCCGAGGCGCTGGAAGTATTCAAGGCCAAGGCCAATGTGCGCCTGCTGCAGATCGAGCTGCCGCCGGGCGGCAAGAGCGACTGGGAGAACGGCCGCAACATGATGGACGTCAAGCGGGTCGGCTCGGGCCTGTTGATGCAGACGGCCGACAACCGCGAGCTCACGCTGGCCGAGCTGAAGGTCGTCACGCAGAAGCAGCCGACGCCGGAGCAACTGCGCGACCTGCTGTTCGCCTGGAAAGTCGCCAAGTACGTCAAGTCCAACGCCATCGTGTTCTGCAAGGACGGCATGACGCTGGGCGTCGGCGCCGGCCAGATGAGCCGCATCGATTCGGCGCGCATCGCCGGCATCAAGGCCGGGAACGCCGGGCTGTCACTGGCCGGCAGCGTGGTGGCGAGCGACGCGTTCTTCCCGTTCCGCGACGGGCTGGACGTGGTGGTGGATGCCGGCGCCGCCTGCGTGGCGCAGCCGGGCGGCAGCATGCGGGACGACGAGGTGATCGCGGCGGCCAACGAGCGCGGCGTGGCGATGGTGTTCACCGGGGTGCGGCACTTCCGTCACTGA
- the ychF gene encoding redox-regulated ATPase YchF yields the protein MSLKCGIVGLPNVGKSTLFNALTKAGIAAENYPFCTIEPNVGIVELPDARLAQLADIARPERIVPAIVEFVDIAGLVAGASKGEGLGNQFLAHIRETDAVVNVVRCFDDPNVIHVAGKVDPVSDIEVIQTELCLADLGTVEKSLARYTKAAKSGNDKEAAKLVALLTRLQGVLDEGKPVRTLQFNDEERALLKTLFLITAKPAMFVANVDENGFENNPYLDRLQQYASAQDAPVVAICAKIESEMADMSDEDKKMFLAEIGQEEPGLNRLIRAAFRLLGLQTYFTAGEKEVRAWTVRIGATAPQAAGVIHTDFERGFIRAQTIAFDDYVRYKGEQGAKDAGKMRSEGKEYVIKDGDVMNFLFNV from the coding sequence ATGAGCTTGAAGTGCGGCATCGTGGGCTTGCCCAACGTGGGCAAATCGACCCTGTTCAATGCCCTGACCAAGGCGGGGATCGCCGCCGAGAACTACCCCTTCTGCACCATCGAGCCGAACGTCGGCATCGTGGAGCTGCCTGACGCGCGTCTCGCGCAACTGGCGGACATCGCCAGGCCGGAACGGATCGTACCGGCCATCGTCGAGTTCGTCGACATCGCCGGACTGGTGGCGGGCGCGAGCAAGGGCGAGGGCCTGGGCAACCAGTTCCTGGCGCACATCCGCGAGACCGATGCGGTGGTGAACGTCGTGCGCTGCTTCGACGACCCGAACGTGATCCACGTGGCCGGCAAGGTGGACCCGGTCTCCGACATCGAGGTGATCCAGACCGAGCTGTGCCTGGCCGACCTGGGCACAGTCGAGAAGAGCCTCGCGCGCTACACCAAGGCCGCCAAGTCCGGCAACGACAAGGAAGCGGCCAAGCTGGTGGCGCTGCTCACGCGCCTGCAGGGCGTGCTCGACGAAGGCAAGCCGGTGCGCACGCTGCAGTTCAACGACGAGGAGCGCGCGCTGCTCAAGACGCTGTTCCTGATCACGGCCAAGCCGGCGATGTTCGTGGCCAACGTCGACGAGAACGGGTTCGAGAACAACCCCTACCTCGATCGACTGCAGCAGTACGCGTCGGCGCAGGATGCGCCCGTGGTCGCCATCTGCGCCAAGATCGAATCCGAGATGGCCGACATGAGCGACGAGGACAAGAAGATGTTCCTCGCCGAGATCGGCCAGGAGGAGCCGGGGCTCAATCGCCTGATCCGCGCTGCATTCCGGCTGCTGGGCTTGCAGACCTACTTCACCGCCGGCGAAAAGGAAGTGCGGGCCTGGACCGTGCGCATCGGCGCCACCGCGCCGCAGGCCGCCGGCGTGATCCACACCGACTTCGAGCGCGGCTTCATCCGCGCGCAGACGATCGCTTTCGACGACTACGTCCGCTACAAGGGCGAGCAGGGCGCCAAGGACGCGGGCAAGATGCGCAGCGAAGGCAAGGAATACGTCATCAAGGATGGGGACGTGATGAACTTCCTGTTCAACGTCTAG
- the thiD gene encoding bifunctional hydroxymethylpyrimidine kinase/phosphomethylpyrimidine kinase gives MTNPDPTNTAAGADENDDAGPACVMVFNASDPSGAGGLSADITAIASVGAHALPVVTGAYARDTAEVQDHFSFDEEAITEQARAILEDTPAQVFKVGFLGSPEAISAVAEIATDYADVPVIAYMPNLSWWDESQIDLYLDAFRELMLPQTTVLVGNHSTLWRWLLPDWSSDKSPGARDIAKAAADMGVAYTLVTGIPLPDQYLDNVLATPQAVLGSEKFERFEAVFSGAGDTLSAALAALVASGSDLASATTEALSYLDRCLDAGFRPGMGNVVPDRLFWAQPEGETEELTEEEAQALQVLDMPAHDTKH, from the coding sequence ATGACCAACCCCGACCCCACCAACACCGCGGCCGGCGCCGACGAAAACGACGACGCCGGACCCGCGTGCGTGATGGTGTTCAACGCCAGCGACCCGAGCGGCGCAGGCGGCCTCTCGGCCGACATCACCGCGATCGCCTCGGTCGGCGCGCACGCGCTGCCGGTGGTCACCGGCGCCTACGCACGCGACACCGCGGAAGTGCAGGACCATTTCAGCTTCGACGAGGAAGCCATCACCGAGCAGGCGCGCGCCATCCTGGAGGACACGCCCGCGCAGGTGTTCAAGGTCGGCTTCCTCGGCAGCCCCGAGGCGATCAGCGCGGTGGCGGAGATCGCCACCGACTATGCGGACGTCCCCGTCATCGCCTACATGCCCAACCTCTCCTGGTGGGACGAGTCGCAGATCGACCTGTACCTGGACGCCTTCCGAGAGCTGATGCTCCCGCAGACGACAGTGCTGGTCGGCAACCACAGCACGCTGTGGCGCTGGCTGCTGCCCGACTGGAGCAGCGACAAGAGCCCCGGCGCGAGGGACATCGCCAAGGCCGCCGCCGACATGGGCGTGGCTTACACGCTCGTCACCGGCATTCCCCTGCCCGACCAGTACCTGGACAACGTGCTGGCGACCCCGCAGGCGGTGCTGGGCAGCGAGAAGTTCGAGCGCTTCGAGGCCGTGTTCTCCGGCGCAGGCGACACACTTTCCGCCGCCCTCGCCGCGCTGGTGGCCAGCGGCAGCGACCTGGCGTCGGCCACCACCGAGGCGCTTTCTTATCTGGACCGCTGCCTCGATGCGGGCTTCCGTCCCGGCATGGGCAACGTGGTGCCCGACCGCCTCTTCTGGGCCCAGCCCGAGGGCGAGACCGAGGAACTCACGGAAGAAGAAGCCCAGGCCCTGCAGGTCCTGGACATGCCCGCCCATGACACCAAGCATTGA
- a CDS encoding response regulator — MSTGFKVLVIDDSNTIRRSAEIFLKQGGHEVMLAEDGFDALAKVNDYQPDLIFCDILMPRLDGYQTCAIIKRNARFSATPVVMLSSKDGVFDKARGRMVGSQDYLTKPFTKDQLLQTVQQFGASAQQAQ, encoded by the coding sequence GTGAGCACTGGATTCAAGGTGTTGGTGATCGATGACAGCAACACCATCCGGCGCAGTGCGGAGATCTTCCTGAAGCAGGGCGGCCACGAGGTCATGCTGGCCGAGGACGGGTTCGACGCGCTCGCCAAGGTCAACGACTACCAGCCCGACCTGATCTTCTGCGACATCCTGATGCCGCGCCTGGACGGCTACCAGACCTGCGCCATCATCAAGCGCAACGCGCGCTTCTCCGCCACGCCCGTGGTGATGCTGTCCTCCAAGGACGGCGTGTTCGACAAGGCCCGCGGCCGCATGGTCGGCTCGCAGGACTACCTCACCAAGCCCTTCACCAAGGACCAGCTGCTGCAGACGGTGCAGCAGTTCGGCGCGTCCGCGCAACAGGCGCAGTAG
- the dusB gene encoding tRNA dihydrouridine synthase DusB: MQIGPHVLANNLFAAPMAGVTDRPFRQLCRKLGAGYAVSEMVTSRRELWNSLKTSRRANHGGEPGPVAVQIAGTDAAMMAEAAAYNIDRGAQIIDINMGCPAKKVCNKWAGSALMQDEPLALSIAEAVVQVGQARGVPVTLKMRTGWDAEHRNAARLARGFEAAGICMLTVHGRTREQGYKGHAEYETVAAVKDAVRIPVVANGDIDSPARARDVLAFTGADAVMIGRAAQGRPWIFREVAHFLATGELLAPPLVAEVQRLLLAHLEDHYGLYGEYTGVRSARKHIAWYVRGLPEAQAFRDRMNAIEDCGEQLSAVAGFFDELAAHGDRLPVAQREEDQEETSRQEA, encoded by the coding sequence ATGCAGATCGGCCCGCACGTCCTGGCGAACAATTTGTTCGCCGCGCCGATGGCGGGCGTCACCGACCGCCCTTTCCGGCAGCTGTGCCGCAAGCTCGGCGCGGGCTACGCCGTCAGCGAGATGGTCACCTCGCGCCGCGAGCTGTGGAACAGCCTGAAGACTTCGCGCCGCGCGAACCATGGCGGCGAGCCGGGTCCCGTCGCCGTGCAGATCGCGGGCACCGACGCGGCGATGATGGCCGAGGCCGCCGCCTACAACATCGACCGCGGCGCGCAGATCATCGACATCAACATGGGCTGCCCGGCGAAGAAGGTCTGCAACAAGTGGGCCGGCTCGGCGCTGATGCAGGACGAGCCGCTGGCGCTGTCGATCGCCGAAGCGGTGGTGCAGGTGGGACAGGCGCGCGGTGTGCCCGTCACGCTCAAGATGCGCACCGGGTGGGATGCGGAGCACCGCAATGCGGCGCGGCTGGCGCGCGGCTTTGAAGCCGCGGGCATCTGCATGCTCACGGTGCACGGCCGCACGCGCGAGCAGGGCTACAAGGGTCACGCCGAATACGAGACCGTCGCCGCGGTCAAGGACGCGGTGCGCATCCCGGTGGTCGCCAACGGTGACATCGATTCACCTGCCAGGGCGCGCGACGTCCTCGCGTTCACCGGGGCCGATGCCGTGATGATCGGCCGCGCCGCCCAGGGCCGCCCGTGGATCTTCCGGGAAGTCGCGCATTTCCTCGCGACCGGCGAGCTGCTCGCGCCGCCGCTGGTGGCCGAGGTCCAGCGCCTGCTGCTCGCGCACCTGGAAGACCACTACGGCCTCTACGGCGAGTACACCGGCGTTCGCAGCGCACGCAAGCACATCGCCTGGTACGTGCGGGGCCTGCCGGAAGCGCAGGCCTTCCGGGATCGCATGAACGCCATCGAGGACTGCGGCGAGCAGCTGAGCGCCGTGGCCGGCTTCTTCGACGAGCTGGCTGCACACGGCGACCGGCTGCCCGTGGCGCAGAGGGAAGAAGACCAGGAAGAAACGTCGCGTCAGGAAGCATGA
- a CDS encoding response regulator transcription factor, translating into MAIKKVLVVDDSKTELMFMTDLLQKNGFAVKTAENADDAFRRLAEEKPDLILMDVVMPGQNGFQLTRAITRDPLYADVPIIMCTSKNQETDRVWGMRQGARDYITKPVDATELMAKIKALG; encoded by the coding sequence ATGGCGATCAAGAAAGTGCTCGTGGTCGACGATTCCAAGACCGAGCTGATGTTCATGACCGACCTGCTGCAGAAGAACGGCTTCGCGGTCAAGACGGCGGAGAACGCGGACGACGCGTTCCGGCGCCTCGCGGAGGAGAAGCCCGACCTGATCCTGATGGACGTGGTCATGCCGGGGCAGAACGGCTTCCAGCTCACGCGCGCCATCACGCGCGACCCGCTGTACGCCGACGTGCCCATCATCATGTGCACGAGCAAGAACCAGGAGACCGACCGGGTCTGGGGCATGCGCCAGGGCGCGCGTGACTACATCACCAAGCCGGTCGACGCCACCGAGCTGATGGCCAAGATCAAGGCCCTGGGCTAG
- a CDS encoding Fis family transcriptional regulator: MSKKHIEECVRTSLEGYFRDLRGTEPGGLYEMLVKVVEKPLLEVVMAKADQNQSRAAEWLGLNRNTLRKKLVEHKLLK; this comes from the coding sequence ATGAGCAAGAAACACATCGAGGAGTGCGTGCGCACCAGCCTGGAGGGCTACTTCCGCGACCTGCGCGGCACGGAGCCGGGGGGCCTGTACGAGATGCTGGTCAAGGTGGTGGAAAAGCCGCTGCTGGAAGTCGTCATGGCCAAGGCCGACCAGAACCAGTCGCGCGCGGCCGAGTGGCTGGGCCTGAACCGCAACACGCTGCGCAAGAAGCTCGTCGAGCACAAACTGCTCAAGTAA
- a CDS encoding YqaA family protein — protein MQEWLESMLALLALPRFGLSTLFVVAFVSATLVPIGSEPALFGLLKLNPELFWPAVFVATAGNTLGGIVDWWMGYGAHQVVDKWGHSRSHIKAIEWLEKLGPRACLLSFLPVVGDPLCAVAGWLRLAFWPCVAWMVVGKFLRYVVMTVALLHIFPGGIPGVTR, from the coding sequence ATGCAAGAGTGGCTCGAGTCCATGCTGGCGCTGCTGGCCCTTCCGCGCTTCGGACTCTCCACGCTTTTCGTCGTCGCGTTCGTCTCGGCCACGCTGGTGCCGATCGGTTCCGAGCCCGCGCTGTTCGGCCTGCTCAAGCTCAACCCCGAACTGTTCTGGCCCGCCGTGTTCGTGGCCACCGCCGGCAACACGCTCGGCGGCATCGTCGACTGGTGGATGGGTTACGGCGCCCACCAGGTCGTCGACAAATGGGGCCACTCGCGCTCGCACATCAAGGCCATCGAATGGCTGGAGAAGCTCGGGCCCAGGGCCTGCCTCCTGTCCTTCCTGCCCGTGGTGGGCGATCCGCTGTGCGCCGTGGCGGGCTGGCTGCGCCTGGCCTTCTGGCCCTGCGTGGCCTGGATGGTCGTGGGCAAGTTCCTGCGCTACGTCGTGATGACGGTCGCGCTGCTGCACATCTTCCCGGGCGGCATCCCGGGAGTCACGCGCTAG
- a CDS encoding chemotaxis protein CheW — protein MANREALRELQTRLANRLQAARAEGVQASWLAVEAAGSRYLFPLAQSGEIFPYASPQPVPYTQKWFLGVANLRGGLYGVADLGGFVTGRAPVARSDAGRAESRLVALNAALEVNCALLIDRLAGLRNLDAFTSSSVPPEGAPAYFGSGYTDAGGAYWQEINLQALSQQPQFLSISA, from the coding sequence ATGGCCAACCGCGAAGCCCTGCGCGAACTCCAGACCCGCCTGGCCAACCGGCTCCAGGCGGCGCGCGCCGAGGGCGTCCAGGCCTCGTGGCTGGCCGTCGAGGCGGCGGGCTCCCGCTACCTCTTCCCCCTCGCGCAATCGGGGGAGATCTTCCCGTACGCCAGCCCGCAGCCGGTGCCCTACACCCAGAAGTGGTTCCTGGGCGTGGCGAACCTGCGGGGCGGCCTCTACGGGGTGGCCGACCTGGGCGGCTTCGTGACCGGCCGCGCGCCCGTCGCCCGCAGCGATGCCGGCCGCGCCGAGTCGCGACTGGTGGCGCTGAACGCGGCGCTCGAGGTCAATTGCGCGCTCCTGATCGACCGCCTGGCAGGCCTGCGCAACCTCGATGCCTTCACCTCCTCGAGCGTGCCGCCCGAGGGCGCGCCGGCCTATTTCGGCAGCGGCTACACCGACGCCGGCGGCGCCTACTGGCAGGAAATCAACCTGCAGGCGCTCTCCCAGCAACCCCAGTTCCTGAGCATCAGCGCTTGA